The DNA sequence GACACTGGACGTGATAGAGCTACTCAAAGAGAAGGATGGTGGACGAGTAACAGAGCTTGCAGCGGATTTGGATCTCGCTCCCAGTACGGTTCACAGCCATCTAACAACGCTTCACGAGCGAGATTACGTCGTTAAATTTGGCGATATCTACTATCTTAGTCTGCAGTTCCTCAATCTCGGTAACTACGTCCAAAACCGTCTGAAGAGTTATCAAATTGCTAATTCATACACGAAACAGATGGCCGAAGAGACCGATTGCCGTGCCATCTTTGCTGTCGAGGAGAACGGACGTGGCGTCTATATGTACACCGAATCCGGGAAGCATGCCGTCTGGAAGTACTCAAATGTAGGGCAGAAATTTTATCTCCATCAGACGGCTGCCGGAAAGGCGATTCTTTCGCAACTCCCACGGAGCCGCGTTCATGAAATCGTCACAACTCACGGATTGCCAGCGGCAACTGAAAACACGATCACTGACGTTGACGTGCTCGTAGACCAACTCGACGCTATCAAATCGGAAGGCGTGTCGTACAATTACGAAGAACAACTCGATGGTGTGAAAGCAGTTGGTGTCCCTGTGAAGGGTCGGGATGGACGAATTATCGGGGCCTTTAGTGTGGCAAGCCCAGCGAACCGTATGACGCCAGACCGGTTCGAGACCGAACTCCCGAAAATTCTGCTCGGAATCGCGAACGAATTCGAACTGGAGATCTCGCTTTCTTGAATTTTCTTTGCTTGGCTTTGTTTTCCGCCCAACGCAGGGGGGCCACCCCTGAAGATAACAGAAGTACCTTTGTGATGGATATGGCTTTCCGTTGTTCAACGTCTCAATAAAAGTGCGCGAGTAAACCTCATTTATCAGATTTTGGGATGCTAACCTTCAAGAACTAGTTTTCGCTGAGAAACAGATTTCAACGTAATCCCGATTGACACAGTTTCGGATGGAATCGACTGTGGCCGTCGATTGAACTTCTACGTTTATTCCCCTTCAATCGCCCAAGTCAAGGACTCAAGCAGTACTGCCATAACGATAGTACCCTTGTTATGGTTGGGGTTTGTCTTCACCACTGGATTTCAGGATTTGAGCCCCCCTATGGACGCTCCCGACGGGAAACTATCTCTGATTGAATAGCTGTCTGCCCGTCCAAAATTGATGGAACGTACATTATCGTAGTATGATTAGCACAACGGATACGTTACTGATGCGAGGTTGAATCCTGCTGATAGAGACTGTCCGGAGGATTAAACTGTAGATCGATATTGATTGTTCAATCATCGATGACGTGTTCGCGAGAGACACTACCCGCAGTACGCTGTATCGATAACAGATGGGGTAATTTGGCGGGACTGTGCCTCTACTGTGCATCCACAAACTCATTTCCTCACCACGAAAGGCGCATCATCAACTCGGTCATCCCACACAGCACACCGTTTGATAAACCGAATTTTCAACAAGATTTCAACAACATCGCACCCCGTCCAACACTGTTGGACACGTCCGGAATCAAGAATATGAGACGGTAATCTCGACAATATTCGCGGCGTTCTTGACCAGTTTCGGAATCTCCTCTTCGAACCGCTTGCCGTGTATTCGGCCAACAGGCCCCGAAACACTCACTGCACCAACAACCTGACCGTCACGAGTAATTGGAGCACCGATACAGCGAAGCCCCTTTCGAAGTTCTCCGTCGTTCACGGCGTAACCCTGCTTCGAAATTTTCTCAAGTTCTGCCCAGAGTTCGTCTCGGCTTGTAATCGTTTTGTCCGTTCTGCGAACCAACCCTCTTTCGTCTATTATTTGTTCGACTTCATCTCTCGGTAGTGCTGAGAGGATGGCTTTTCCCGATGCCCGACAGTGGAGATCGACGTG is a window from the Haladaptatus sp. ZSTT2 genome containing:
- a CDS encoding IclR family transcriptional regulator; this translates as MTTHKPRRTLQTTETTLDVIELLKEKDGGRVTELAADLDLAPSTVHSHLTTLHERDYVVKFGDIYYLSLQFLNLGNYVQNRLKSYQIANSYTKQMAEETDCRAIFAVEENGRGVYMYTESGKHAVWKYSNVGQKFYLHQTAAGKAILSQLPRSRVHEIVTTHGLPAATENTITDVDVLVDQLDAIKSEGVSYNYEEQLDGVKAVGVPVKGRDGRIIGAFSVASPANRMTPDRFETELPKILLGIANEFELEISLS